In Modestobacter versicolor, a single genomic region encodes these proteins:
- a CDS encoding inorganic phosphate transporter encodes MDVTTLTLVGLIALALLFDYTNGFHDAANAIATVVATRVLRPRWAVAWAAGWNFVAFFFVGTAVANTVGSTVHTEYFGPAVVFAALLGAVVWNFTSWHLGLPTSSSHALVGGLVGAGLTAGGLSAIKGESVEKTALFIVVSPVAGLLLGSLVMALLGVLLRRADVPRTERRFRALQLVSSAAVSLGHGGNDAQKTMGVIAALLVSTGHLDAPIDGDLPIPDWVAISAYVAIAAGTMSGGWRLVRTMGSSITQLRPVSGFAAETSAAVALFGSTALGAPVSTTHTVAGAVTGVGAANRGATVNWRVFGRLTVAWVVTLPAAAAVAAVAYLLTTAPPTAVSAVVMTAVVLGLVALLGLALRSAPKASDVVPGDDEELEVAMRPGTGSIIDSRGVPASREVLERGGSLEEAESAARRQDRTRQPL; translated from the coding sequence GTGGACGTCACCACCCTGACCCTCGTCGGGCTCATCGCGCTCGCGCTGCTGTTCGACTACACCAACGGCTTCCACGACGCGGCCAACGCGATCGCCACCGTGGTGGCCACCCGGGTGCTGCGGCCCCGCTGGGCCGTCGCCTGGGCGGCCGGGTGGAACTTCGTCGCGTTCTTCTTCGTCGGGACGGCGGTCGCCAACACCGTCGGCTCCACCGTGCACACCGAGTACTTCGGCCCGGCCGTCGTCTTCGCGGCGCTGCTCGGTGCCGTCGTCTGGAACTTCACCTCCTGGCACCTCGGGCTGCCCACGTCCTCCTCGCACGCGCTGGTCGGCGGGCTCGTGGGGGCTGGGCTGACCGCCGGTGGGCTGTCGGCGATCAAGGGCGAGAGCGTGGAGAAGACGGCGCTGTTCATCGTCGTCTCCCCGGTGGCCGGACTGCTGCTCGGCTCGCTGGTGATGGCGCTGCTCGGCGTGCTGCTGCGCCGGGCCGACGTGCCGCGGACCGAGCGCCGGTTCCGCGCCCTGCAGCTGGTCTCCTCGGCCGCCGTCTCGCTGGGCCACGGCGGGAACGACGCGCAGAAGACGATGGGCGTGATCGCCGCGCTGCTGGTCAGCACCGGGCACCTGGACGCCCCGATCGACGGCGACCTGCCCATCCCCGACTGGGTGGCGATCAGCGCCTACGTCGCGATCGCGGCCGGCACGATGTCCGGCGGGTGGCGGCTGGTGCGCACGATGGGCTCGAGCATCACCCAGCTGCGCCCGGTGAGCGGCTTCGCCGCCGAGACCAGCGCGGCCGTGGCGCTGTTCGGCTCGACCGCCCTGGGGGCACCGGTCTCGACCACGCACACCGTGGCCGGCGCCGTCACCGGCGTGGGCGCCGCCAACCGCGGCGCCACCGTGAACTGGCGGGTGTTCGGCCGGCTGACCGTCGCCTGGGTCGTCACCCTGCCGGCGGCCGCCGCCGTCGCGGCGGTCGCCTACCTGCTCACCACCGCCCCGCCGACGGCCGTGTCGGCCGTCGTCATGACCGCGGTCGTGCTCGGCCTCGTCGCGCTCCTCGGCCTGGCGCTGCGCTCGGCGCCGAAGGCCTCCGACGTGGTGCCCGGCGACGACGAGGAGCTGGAGGTCGCGATGCGACCGGGCACCGGGTCGATCATCGACTCCCGCGGCGTCCCGGCCAGCCGCGAGGTGCTCGAGCGCGGCGGCAGCCTGGAGGAGGCGGAGTCGGCCGCGCGGCGGCAGGATCGGACCCGGCAGCCCCTGTGA
- a CDS encoding glycosyltransferase, which translates to MLPDPVGPMRVAVVAETFLPAVNGVVGSVLRLVDHLAVRGHDPVVVAPSGADYESRCGARVQVVTVPAMRLPRYRQLALARPAGDLTAVLRRLAPDVVHLASPAVLGLAAARAARTLGIPSIAVFQTDLAAYAQRYRLPGGAAAAWRYLRTVHGTADLTLAPSSASAAQLARHGIGPVALWPRGVDLEQFAPCRRDDGLRAALAPGGELLVGVVARLAVEKRLELLAPLSELPGVQLVVVGDGPQRRALTREMPRARFLGQLGGTELGAVVASLDLFVHPGADETFCQAVQEALAAGVPAVVAASGGPLDLVRHRENGWLWAGDDPQVLAATVARLRDDPAAVRAAAALARPSVESRTWGRVGDELIGHLQRLRHAVPA; encoded by the coding sequence GTGCTGCCTGACCCGGTCGGCCCGATGCGGGTGGCGGTCGTCGCCGAGACGTTCCTGCCCGCGGTCAACGGCGTGGTCGGCTCGGTGCTCCGGCTCGTCGACCACCTCGCCGTCCGGGGTCACGACCCGGTGGTGGTCGCGCCGTCGGGTGCCGACTACGAGTCCCGCTGCGGAGCCCGGGTCCAGGTGGTGACCGTGCCGGCGATGCGGCTGCCCCGCTACCGGCAGCTCGCGCTCGCCCGGCCCGCCGGCGACCTCACCGCGGTGCTGCGCCGGCTCGCCCCGGACGTCGTGCACCTGGCCTCGCCCGCCGTGCTCGGGCTGGCCGCCGCGCGGGCCGCCCGCACGCTCGGCATCCCGTCGATCGCCGTCTTCCAGACCGACCTGGCCGCCTACGCCCAGCGCTACCGGCTGCCCGGCGGCGCCGCCGCGGCGTGGCGGTACCTGCGCACGGTGCACGGGACGGCGGACCTCACCCTGGCGCCGTCCTCGGCCAGCGCCGCCCAGCTGGCCCGGCACGGGATCGGCCCGGTCGCGCTCTGGCCGCGCGGGGTGGACCTGGAGCAGTTCGCGCCGTGCCGCCGGGACGACGGCCTGCGCGCGGCGCTGGCCCCCGGCGGCGAGCTGCTGGTCGGGGTGGTGGCCCGGCTGGCGGTGGAGAAGCGGCTGGAGCTGCTCGCCCCGCTCAGCGAGCTGCCCGGCGTCCAGCTGGTCGTCGTGGGCGACGGGCCGCAGCGCCGGGCGCTGACCCGCGAGATGCCGCGGGCGCGCTTCCTCGGCCAGCTCGGCGGCACCGAGCTCGGCGCCGTCGTGGCGTCGCTGGACCTGTTCGTGCACCCGGGCGCCGACGAGACGTTCTGCCAGGCGGTGCAGGAGGCGCTGGCGGCCGGGGTGCCGGCCGTCGTCGCCGCGTCGGGCGGGCCGCTGGACCTGGTGCGGCACCGCGAGAACGGCTGGCTGTGGGCCGGGGACGACCCGCAGGTGCTCGCCGCCACGGTCGCCCGGCTGCGCGACGACCCGGCCGCGGTGCGGGCCGCCGCGGCGCTGGCCCGGCCCTCGGTGGAGAGCCGGACGTGGGGGCGGGTCGGCGACGAGCTGATCGGGCACCTGCAGCGGCTGCGCCACGCCGTCCCCGCCTGA
- a CDS encoding 1-acyl-sn-glycerol-3-phosphate acyltransferase, with amino-acid sequence MTAAQTLSPWVPRSACTPRCTADPVPTVDATLQRHRWRRLTGALAGAGVAALRAPLAGTRGRRRLVVCAAARLLTAAGVRVEVHASPVAWPRTGPAPLVVANHVSWLDGLALLTVVPGVPVAKREIGDWPVVGRLLRRTGVVLVERGRLRALPGTVAEVADLLRAGTPVTVHPEGTTSCGVELGRFRPAFFQAAVDAAAPVCPVAVRYRVDGGAASAVAAYLGGEPLPRTLARIVAARGLVVEVHLLPALDPAGADRRELAALAEYAVAEVTEARPPVVTAHPRRPRVPAPVRVRRPVTGHRAARAA; translated from the coding sequence GTGACAGCTGCCCAGACGCTCAGCCCGTGGGTCCCCCGCTCCGCCTGCACGCCGCGCTGCACCGCCGACCCGGTGCCGACCGTGGACGCCACCCTGCAGCGGCACCGCTGGCGGCGGCTGACCGGCGCGCTGGCCGGGGCGGGCGTCGCCGCGCTGCGCGCCCCGCTGGCCGGCACCCGCGGCCGGCGGCGGCTGGTGGTCTGCGCGGCGGCCCGGCTGCTCACCGCGGCCGGCGTCCGGGTGGAGGTGCACGCCTCGCCGGTCGCCTGGCCGCGCACCGGGCCGGCGCCGCTGGTGGTGGCCAACCACGTCTCCTGGCTCGACGGGCTCGCGCTGCTCACCGTGGTCCCCGGCGTCCCGGTGGCCAAGCGGGAGATCGGTGACTGGCCGGTCGTCGGCCGGCTGCTCCGCCGCACCGGCGTCGTCCTGGTCGAGCGCGGCCGCCTCCGGGCGCTGCCCGGCACGGTCGCCGAGGTCGCCGACCTGCTGCGGGCCGGCACGCCGGTCACCGTGCACCCGGAGGGGACGACGTCGTGCGGCGTCGAGCTCGGCCGGTTCCGGCCCGCCTTCTTCCAGGCCGCCGTGGACGCCGCCGCCCCGGTCTGCCCGGTCGCCGTGCGCTACCGGGTCGACGGCGGCGCGGCCAGCGCCGTGGCCGCCTACCTCGGCGGTGAGCCGCTGCCGCGCACCCTGGCCCGGATCGTGGCCGCCCGCGGGCTGGTCGTCGAGGTGCACCTGCTCCCCGCCCTGGACCCCGCCGGCGCCGACCGGCGCGAGCTGGCCGCGCTGGCCGAGTACGCGGTCGCCGAGGTCACCGAGGCCCGGCCGCCGGTGGTCACCGCCCACCCCCGCCGCCCCCGGGTCCCGGCCCCGGTGCGGGTCCGCCGGCCGGTCACCGGTCACCGTGCTGCGCGTGCTGCCTGA
- a CDS encoding FMN-dependent NADH-azoreductase has translation MPHLLHLDSSADPRTSASREVTAAFVRGWQERGADFTVTSRDLHTDPPPHLPDAALHWAPRLRTDAETVDPAAAALQQGYLDELLGADVLLLGAPMYNWSLPSTLKAWVDHVHVLGTTVPFGEFEARPLAGRPAVVVSSRGASYDSGGEQASWDHTVPPLELVLGRSFGMQVSVITLQLTLADRVPAMADLRGQAAAEADAARSYAEELAGRIAA, from the coding sequence ATGCCGCACCTGCTGCACCTCGACTCGTCCGCCGATCCGCGCACCTCCGCGTCGCGCGAGGTCACCGCCGCGTTCGTGCGGGGGTGGCAGGAGCGGGGCGCGGACTTCACGGTCACCTCCCGCGACCTGCACACCGACCCGCCGCCGCACCTGCCCGACGCCGCGCTGCACTGGGCGCCCCGGCTGCGTACCGACGCGGAGACCGTCGACCCGGCCGCCGCCGCCCTGCAGCAGGGCTACCTCGACGAGCTGCTCGGCGCCGACGTCCTGCTGCTCGGCGCGCCGATGTACAACTGGTCGCTGCCCTCGACGCTCAAGGCGTGGGTCGACCACGTGCACGTGCTGGGCACGACCGTCCCGTTCGGCGAGTTCGAGGCGCGGCCGCTGGCCGGCCGCCCCGCCGTGGTGGTCTCCAGCCGCGGCGCGAGCTACGACTCCGGCGGCGAGCAGGCCAGCTGGGACCACACCGTGCCGCCCCTGGAGCTGGTGCTCGGCCGGTCGTTCGGGATGCAGGTCTCGGTGATCACCCTGCAGCTGACCCTGGCCGACCGGGTGCCGGCGATGGCCGACCTGCGCGGCCAGGCCGCCGCCGAGGCCGACGCCGCGCGCAGCTACGCCGAGGAGCTGGCCGGGCGCATCGCCGCCTGA
- a CDS encoding threonine/serine dehydratase: protein MITRDDVLAAQHRTAGHVRRTPLLQVGATSWVKAEFLQHTGSFKARGAFNRQLAAAERGELDPAVGVVAASGGNAGMAHAFAARSIGVPATVFVPEPTPAVKVDRLHAYGADVRLVGAEYAEAYAAAVDFADARGAVFCHAYDQPEIAAGAGVLAEEVLADLPDADTVVVAVGGGGLLAGVLAALDGRARVVAVEPVGAPTLHAALAAGEPVDVEVSGVAKDSLGARRIGAIAFAAAQATPDLVSLLVTDEEIVAARAELWSEARIASEHGAATAWAALTSGRFVPAPGERVVTVVCGANTDPATLAPAPAEP from the coding sequence GTGATCACCCGGGACGACGTCCTCGCCGCGCAGCACCGCACCGCCGGCCACGTCCGGCGCACCCCGCTGCTCCAGGTCGGCGCGACGTCGTGGGTCAAGGCCGAGTTCCTGCAGCACACCGGGTCGTTCAAGGCCCGCGGCGCCTTCAACCGGCAGCTGGCCGCGGCCGAGCGCGGCGAGCTGGACCCGGCCGTCGGCGTGGTGGCGGCGTCCGGGGGCAACGCCGGCATGGCGCACGCCTTCGCCGCCCGGTCGATCGGCGTGCCGGCCACGGTGTTCGTCCCCGAGCCGACGCCCGCGGTGAAGGTCGACCGGCTGCACGCCTACGGCGCCGATGTCCGGCTGGTCGGCGCGGAGTACGCCGAGGCGTACGCGGCGGCGGTGGACTTCGCCGACGCGCGGGGGGCCGTCTTCTGCCACGCCTACGACCAGCCGGAGATCGCCGCGGGCGCCGGGGTGCTCGCCGAGGAGGTGCTCGCCGACCTGCCGGACGCCGACACCGTGGTGGTCGCGGTGGGCGGGGGTGGGCTGCTGGCCGGGGTGCTGGCCGCGCTCGACGGCCGGGCCCGGGTGGTCGCGGTCGAGCCCGTCGGGGCGCCGACGCTGCACGCGGCGCTGGCCGCCGGCGAACCGGTGGACGTCGAGGTCTCCGGGGTGGCCAAGGACTCCCTGGGCGCCCGGCGGATCGGCGCGATCGCCTTCGCCGCGGCGCAGGCCACGCCGGACCTGGTGAGCCTGCTGGTGACCGACGAGGAGATCGTCGCCGCCCGGGCGGAGCTGTGGAGCGAGGCCCGGATCGCCAGCGAGCACGGTGCCGCGACCGCCTGGGCGGCGCTGACCTCCGGCAGGTTCGTGCCGGCTCCCGGCGAGCGGGTCGTCACCGTGGTCTGCGGCGCCAACACCGACCCGGCCACGCTGGCCCCGGCCCCCGCCGAGCCCTGA
- a CDS encoding YchJ family protein, whose product MAPRRCPCGTGLPYAECCGRLHDGTATAATAEQLMRSRFSAFAVGDPAYLRRTWHSTTRPAHVDLDPRIRWTALEVLATTGGGLLAADGTVEFRAHSVVDRAAGTQHENSRFVREDGEWRYLNGVALA is encoded by the coding sequence GTGGCTCCCCGACGCTGCCCGTGCGGCACCGGTCTCCCGTACGCCGAGTGCTGCGGCCGGCTGCACGACGGGACGGCGACCGCCGCCACCGCCGAGCAGCTGATGCGCTCGCGGTTCAGCGCCTTCGCCGTCGGCGATCCCGCCTACCTGCGGCGCACCTGGCACTCGACGACCCGCCCCGCGCACGTCGACCTCGACCCGCGGATCCGCTGGACCGCCCTGGAGGTGCTGGCGACCACCGGCGGCGGCCTGCTCGCCGCGGACGGCACCGTGGAGTTCCGCGCCCACTCGGTGGTCGACCGGGCGGCGGGCACCCAGCACGAGAACAGCCGCTTCGTCCGCGAGGACGGCGAGTGGCGCTACCTGAACGGCGTCGCGCTGGCCTGA
- the argG gene encoding argininosuccinate synthase: MSKVLTSLPVGERVGIAFSGGLDTSVAVAWMRDKGAVPCTYTADIGQYDEPDIGSVPGRATAYGAEIARLVDCRAALVEEGLAALTCGAFHIRSGGRSYFNTTPLGRAVTGTLLVRAMLEDGVQIWGDGSTYKGNDIERFYRYGLLANPSLRIYKPWLDADFVTELGGRKEMSEWLVAHGLPYRDSAEKAYSTDANIWGATHEAKALEHLDASVEMVQPIMGVRFWDPEVEIAAEDVTIGFEYGRPVTINGKEFASAVDLVLEANAIGGRHGLGMSDQIENRIIEAKSRGIYEAPGMALLHAAYERLVNAIHNEDTLANYQNEGRRLGRLMYEGRWLDPQAMMLRESLQRWVGMAVTGEVTLRLRRGEDYSLLETSGPAFSYHPDKLSMERTADSAFGPVDRIGQLTMRNLDIADSRAKLEQYARMGMVGGATPTSIGAAQAASTGLIDASQAGGAEAIASRGTVSATDELLDRAAMESGTD; encoded by the coding sequence GTGTCCAAGGTGCTCACCTCCCTGCCCGTCGGCGAACGCGTCGGCATCGCCTTCTCCGGGGGGCTCGACACCTCCGTGGCGGTCGCGTGGATGCGCGACAAGGGCGCGGTGCCCTGCACCTACACCGCCGACATCGGGCAGTACGACGAGCCCGACATCGGCTCGGTGCCCGGCCGGGCCACCGCCTACGGCGCGGAGATCGCCCGGCTGGTCGACTGCCGCGCGGCGCTGGTCGAGGAGGGCCTCGCGGCGCTCACCTGCGGGGCGTTCCACATCCGGTCCGGCGGTCGCAGCTACTTCAACACCACCCCGCTCGGCCGGGCCGTGACCGGCACGCTGCTGGTCCGCGCGATGCTGGAGGACGGCGTCCAGATCTGGGGCGACGGCTCCACCTACAAGGGCAACGACATCGAGCGGTTCTACCGCTACGGCCTGCTGGCCAACCCCTCGCTGCGCATCTACAAGCCCTGGCTGGACGCCGACTTCGTCACCGAGCTCGGCGGCCGCAAGGAGATGTCGGAGTGGCTGGTCGCCCACGGCCTGCCCTACCGGGACAGCGCGGAGAAGGCCTACTCCACCGACGCCAACATCTGGGGCGCCACGCACGAGGCGAAGGCGCTGGAGCACCTGGACGCCAGCGTGGAGATGGTGCAGCCGATCATGGGCGTCCGGTTCTGGGACCCCGAGGTGGAGATCGCTGCCGAGGACGTGACCATCGGGTTCGAGTACGGCCGGCCGGTGACGATCAACGGCAAGGAGTTCGCCTCGGCCGTCGACCTCGTGCTGGAGGCCAACGCGATCGGCGGCCGGCACGGGCTGGGCATGTCCGACCAGATCGAGAACCGGATCATCGAGGCCAAGAGCCGGGGCATCTACGAGGCGCCCGGCATGGCGCTGCTGCACGCCGCCTACGAGCGGCTGGTCAACGCGATCCACAACGAGGACACGCTGGCCAACTACCAGAACGAGGGCCGCCGGCTGGGCCGCCTCATGTACGAGGGCCGCTGGCTGGACCCGCAGGCGATGATGCTGCGCGAGTCGCTGCAGCGCTGGGTCGGCATGGCGGTCACCGGCGAGGTGACCCTGCGGCTGCGCCGCGGCGAGGACTACTCGCTGCTGGAGACCTCCGGCCCGGCGTTCAGCTACCACCCGGACAAGCTGTCGATGGAGCGCACCGCAGACTCCGCGTTCGGGCCGGTCGACCGGATCGGGCAGCTGACCATGCGCAACCTGGACATCGCCGACTCCCGCGCCAAGCTGGAGCAGTACGCGCGGATGGGCATGGTGGGCGGGGCGACCCCCACCTCCATCGGTGCAGCCCAGGCGGCCTCCACCGGCCTGATCGACGCCTCCCAGGCGGGCGGGGCCGAGGCCATCGCCTCCCGCGGCACGGTGTCGGCCACCGACGAGCTGCTCGACCGCGCCGCGATGGAGTCCGGCACGGACTGA
- a CDS encoding glucose-6-phosphate dehydrogenase, giving the protein MGRTTVQTTFVVLGGTGDLTGRLLLPGLAELFTADARARDGDVALLAVSQQDWSDEEYRDWARARLAEHAGHVAEDVRDALVGRLAHQQGDVTAATDLRKALDRAAGRPVVYLALPNTVFLGTLQALTEVDLPEGTTIGVEKPFGRDQADARELNAVLHRLVPEERVFRTDHFLAMQTVLNLLGLRFANRLFEPVWNAGHIERVEIVFDETLGLEGRAGYYDTAGALRDMLQNHLLQQLALIAMEPPQAIDGASLSARKADVLRAVRSPADMARDTVRGRYTAGTVDGRALPDYTSEEGVDPARETETYAEYTVTIDNWRWSGVPFRLRTGKALGTDRQEIAIWFKPVPHLAFGSRGQAEPDVLRMRFDPDHISLEINLNGADDPFELERRSLDIDLPPTPLSAYGLLLAEMLGGERTLSISDVEAEESWRIVEPILAAWSAGEVPLLDYPAGSAGPAAG; this is encoded by the coding sequence GTGGGACGGACGACTGTGCAGACGACCTTCGTGGTGCTGGGCGGGACGGGTGACCTCACCGGTCGCCTGCTGCTCCCGGGGCTGGCCGAGCTGTTCACCGCCGACGCCCGCGCGCGGGACGGCGACGTCGCACTGCTCGCGGTGAGCCAGCAGGACTGGTCCGACGAGGAGTACCGCGACTGGGCCCGCGCCCGGCTCGCCGAGCACGCCGGGCACGTCGCCGAGGACGTCCGCGACGCGCTGGTCGGCCGGCTCGCCCACCAGCAGGGCGACGTCACCGCCGCCACCGACCTGCGCAAGGCGCTGGACCGGGCCGCGGGCCGCCCGGTCGTCTACCTCGCGCTGCCCAACACCGTGTTCCTGGGCACCCTGCAGGCGCTGACCGAGGTGGACCTCCCCGAGGGGACGACGATCGGGGTGGAGAAGCCCTTCGGCCGCGACCAGGCCGACGCCCGCGAGCTCAACGCCGTGCTGCACCGGCTGGTCCCGGAGGAGCGGGTCTTCCGCACCGACCACTTCCTCGCCATGCAGACCGTGCTGAACCTGCTCGGGCTCCGCTTCGCCAACCGGTTGTTCGAGCCGGTGTGGAACGCCGGGCACATCGAGCGGGTGGAGATCGTGTTCGACGAGACGCTCGGGCTGGAGGGGCGCGCCGGCTACTACGACACCGCGGGCGCGCTGCGCGACATGCTGCAGAACCACCTGCTGCAGCAGCTGGCCCTCATCGCCATGGAGCCGCCGCAGGCCATCGACGGCGCCAGCCTCTCCGCCCGCAAGGCCGACGTGCTGCGCGCGGTGCGGTCGCCGGCGGACATGGCCCGCGACACCGTGCGCGGCCGCTACACCGCCGGCACGGTCGACGGTCGCGCGCTGCCCGACTACACGAGCGAGGAGGGCGTCGACCCGGCCCGGGAGACCGAGACCTACGCCGAGTACACGGTGACGATCGACAACTGGCGGTGGTCCGGCGTCCCGTTCCGGCTGCGCACGGGCAAGGCGCTGGGCACCGACCGCCAGGAGATCGCCATCTGGTTCAAGCCGGTGCCGCACCTGGCCTTCGGCAGCCGCGGCCAGGCCGAGCCCGACGTCCTGCGGATGCGCTTCGACCCCGACCACATCAGCCTGGAGATCAACCTCAACGGCGCCGACGACCCGTTCGAGCTGGAGCGCCGGTCCCTGGACATCGACCTGCCGCCGACCCCGCTGTCGGCGTACGGGCTGCTGCTGGCGGAGATGCTCGGCGGCGAGCGCACCCTGTCGATCAGCGACGTCGAGGCCGAGGAGTCCTGGCGGATCGTCGAGCCGATCCTGGCGGCGTGGTCCGCCGGGGAGGTGCCGCTGTTGGACTACCCGGCGGGGTCCGCCGGCCCCGCTGCCGGCTGA
- a CDS encoding STAS domain-containing protein — translation MTAPPVDPDAGDLDIRTVPGSDGCTVVVSGEVDTRSAPVLGDRLRELLQDPAATTVELDLRQVTFLDSAGLTALVGVHRAAEAAGRVLRMRCGTTRAVLRPLQITGLTTVFTLVDPPGG, via the coding sequence ATGACCGCACCGCCCGTAGACCCCGATGCCGGGGACCTCGACATCCGGACCGTGCCCGGTTCCGACGGGTGCACGGTGGTCGTCAGCGGGGAGGTCGACACCCGCAGCGCGCCGGTGCTGGGTGACCGGCTGCGCGAGCTGCTGCAGGACCCCGCCGCCACGACCGTGGAGCTCGACCTGCGGCAGGTGACGTTCCTGGACTCCGCCGGGCTCACGGCGCTGGTCGGCGTCCACCGGGCAGCCGAGGCCGCCGGCCGGGTGCTGCGGATGCGCTGTGGCACCACCCGGGCGGTGCTCCGCCCGCTGCAGATCACCGGCCTGACCACCGTCTTCACCCTGGTCGACCCGCCGGGGGGTTGA
- a CDS encoding patatin-like phospholipase family protein, which yields MTTSVPDTALVLAGGGVAGIAWELGVLRGLADADPALADRVLAADLVVGTSAGSAVAAQVTSGVPLDELYAAQLRPETAEIEVDVDLPALVASINAAMAGATGPEDAGRRIGALALAAPTTDPAPRLAAIDARLPVKTWPERRLLVAAVDARSGELAVLTRDSGVALVDAVAASCAVPGVWPPVVVDGRPLIDGGTRSMANSDLASGAGRVLVVLPALEGAPALWGSSLDAELAALAPSAVHVVYADQASIDAFGTNALSPATRAASAQAGRAVGAAHAEAVAALWG from the coding sequence GTGACCACCTCCGTCCCGGACACCGCTCTCGTCCTCGCCGGCGGGGGCGTCGCCGGCATCGCCTGGGAGCTCGGGGTGCTGCGCGGGCTCGCCGACGCCGATCCCGCGCTGGCCGACCGGGTGCTCGCCGCCGACCTCGTCGTCGGCACCTCGGCGGGCTCCGCGGTGGCCGCCCAGGTCACCAGCGGCGTGCCCCTCGACGAGCTCTACGCGGCCCAGCTGCGCCCGGAGACCGCCGAGATCGAGGTGGACGTCGACCTCCCCGCGCTCGTGGCGTCGATCAACGCGGCGATGGCCGGCGCCACCGGGCCCGAGGACGCCGGCCGCCGGATCGGTGCCCTCGCGCTGGCGGCACCGACGACCGACCCGGCCCCCCGGCTGGCCGCCATCGACGCCCGGCTCCCGGTGAAGACCTGGCCGGAGCGCCGGCTGCTCGTCGCCGCCGTGGACGCCCGCTCCGGGGAGCTCGCCGTCCTCACCCGCGACTCCGGGGTCGCCCTCGTCGACGCGGTGGCCGCGAGCTGCGCGGTGCCCGGGGTCTGGCCGCCGGTCGTGGTCGACGGGCGGCCGCTCATCGACGGCGGCACCCGCTCGATGGCCAACTCCGACCTCGCTTCCGGGGCCGGTCGCGTCCTCGTGGTGCTGCCCGCCCTGGAGGGCGCGCCCGCCCTGTGGGGCAGCAGCCTGGACGCCGAGCTCGCCGCCCTGGCGCCGTCCGCGGTGCACGTGGTGTACGCCGACCAGGCCTCGATCGACGCCTTCGGCACCAACGCGCTCTCCCCGGCGACCCGGGCGGCCTCGGCCCAGGCGGGCCGGGCGGTCGGCGCGGCGCACGCCGAGGCGGTCGCGGCGCTCTGGGGCTGA
- a CDS encoding DUF4287 domain-containing protein — MSFQAYLDAIEQKTGRTPRELLALAADRGFTPGTKAGEVVSWLAEDFGLGRGHAMALVHVLKNGPEISDRHVGTTGTHRDESIVLHLDGKAARGEAG, encoded by the coding sequence ATGTCGTTCCAGGCCTACCTCGACGCGATCGAGCAGAAGACCGGCAGGACGCCGCGCGAGCTGCTGGCCCTGGCCGCGGACCGCGGCTTCACCCCCGGGACCAAGGCCGGGGAGGTCGTGTCCTGGCTGGCGGAGGACTTCGGGCTGGGCCGCGGTCACGCGATGGCCCTCGTGCACGTGCTCAAGAACGGCCCGGAGATCAGCGACCGGCACGTCGGGACGACCGGCACCCACCGCGACGAGTCCATCGTGCTGCACCTGGACGGGAAGGCCGCCCGCGGCGAGGCGGGCTGA